A DNA window from Lagenorhynchus albirostris chromosome 5, mLagAlb1.1, whole genome shotgun sequence contains the following coding sequences:
- the WDR53 gene encoding WD repeat-containing protein 53 isoform X2 gives MAVKWTGGHFSPVLCLNASQEGLVASGAEGGDLMVWGEDGTPLGHTRFQGADDVTSVLFAPSCPTKLYASHGETISILDVRSLKGSLDDFHANEEEINCVSLNETENLLASADDSGTIKILDLENKKVSRSLKRHSNICSSVAFRPQRPQSLVSCGLDMQVMLWNLQKARPLWITNLQEDETEEMEDPQSPGQLLNPALAHSVSVASCGNIFSCGAEDGIKTQRC, from the exons CCTGAATGCAAGTCAAGAAGGGCTAGTGGCTTCTGGAGCAGAAGGTGGAGATCTCATGGTTTGGGGTGAAGATGGGACTCCATTAGGACACACACGCTTCCAAGGGGCAGATGATGTTACCAGTGTCTTATtcgctccctcctgccccaccaaGCTCTATGCCTCACATGGAGAAACCATTAGCATACTGGATGTCAGGTCTCTCAAAGGATCCTTGGACGATTTTCATGCGAATGAAGAAGAAATCAACTGTGTTTCACTGAATGAAACTGAAAACCTTCTGGCTTCTGCTGATGACTCCGGAACAATCAAAATCCTAGACttggaaaataagaaagttaGCAGATCACTGAAGAGACATTCCAATATCTGTTCTTCTGTAGCTTTTCGGCCTCAAAGACCTCAGAGCCTGGTGTCATGTGGACTGGATATGCAG GTGATGCTGTGGAACCTTCAGAAAGCCCGGCCACTCTGGATTACAAATTTGCAGGAGGATGAAACAGAAGAAATGGAAGACCCACAATCACCTGGTCAGCTTCTAAACCCTGCCCTAGCCCACTCTGTGTCTGTGGCATCGTGTGGCAATATTTTTAGTTGTGGTGCAGAAGATG GAATCAagactcagagatgttaa
- the WDR53 gene encoding WD repeat-containing protein 53 isoform X1: MAVKWTGGHFSPVLCLNASQEGLVASGAEGGDLMVWGEDGTPLGHTRFQGADDVTSVLFAPSCPTKLYASHGETISILDVRSLKGSLDDFHANEEEINCVSLNETENLLASADDSGTIKILDLENKKVSRSLKRHSNICSSVAFRPQRPQSLVSCGLDMQVMLWNLQKARPLWITNLQEDETEEMEDPQSPGQLLNPALAHSVSVASCGNIFSCGAEDGKIRIFRVMGVKCEQELGFKGHTLGVSHVCFLPESYLLLTGGNDGKIMLWDVSSEVEKKQKSPIKHTHKKKTKRAAYTKQGGNTHASAAGEDEHGKILPKLSIEHGEKVNWLLSTKIKGYQNILVADQTNCISVYPLKEF; encoded by the exons CCTGAATGCAAGTCAAGAAGGGCTAGTGGCTTCTGGAGCAGAAGGTGGAGATCTCATGGTTTGGGGTGAAGATGGGACTCCATTAGGACACACACGCTTCCAAGGGGCAGATGATGTTACCAGTGTCTTATtcgctccctcctgccccaccaaGCTCTATGCCTCACATGGAGAAACCATTAGCATACTGGATGTCAGGTCTCTCAAAGGATCCTTGGACGATTTTCATGCGAATGAAGAAGAAATCAACTGTGTTTCACTGAATGAAACTGAAAACCTTCTGGCTTCTGCTGATGACTCCGGAACAATCAAAATCCTAGACttggaaaataagaaagttaGCAGATCACTGAAGAGACATTCCAATATCTGTTCTTCTGTAGCTTTTCGGCCTCAAAGACCTCAGAGCCTGGTGTCATGTGGACTGGATATGCAG GTGATGCTGTGGAACCTTCAGAAAGCCCGGCCACTCTGGATTACAAATTTGCAGGAGGATGAAACAGAAGAAATGGAAGACCCACAATCACCTGGTCAGCTTCTAAACCCTGCCCTAGCCCACTCTGTGTCTGTGGCATCGTGTGGCAATATTTTTAGTTGTGGTGCAGAAGATGGTAAGATTCGAATCTTTAGGGTGATGGGAGTCAAGTGTGAACAGGAACTGGGATTTAAGGGCCACACCTTAGGGGTATCCCATGTCTGCTTTCTGCCAGAATCCTATTTGCTGCTTACTGGAGGGAATGATGGGAAGATAATGTTGTGGGATGTCAGCAGTGAAGTTGAGAAAAAACAGAAGAGTCCTATAAAACATACCcacaagaagaaaaccaaaagggCAGCTTATACCAAGCAGGGTGGAAACACTCATGCTTCAGCAGCAGGTGAAGACGAACATGGCAAAATTTTACCGAAGTTAAGTATTGAACATGGAGAAAAAGTGAACTGGCTCTTGAGTACAAAAATAAAGGGATACCAAAATATATTGGTAGCTGATCAAACTAATTGTATATCTGTATatcctttaaaagaattttaa